In Vicia villosa cultivar HV-30 ecotype Madison, WI linkage group LG7, Vvil1.0, whole genome shotgun sequence, the DNA window CATGATTGAGACGTGATAAATTACTATGATAGTAATGATATGGTtgttgccatagaaccttggcattgagttgatgttgtttgagacgatgttgtgacgtgttgtttatgttgtgtttgtggatgtgtaTCATTTGAGTTGCATCCATTGTATTGTTTGAGACGGTCTAAATGGCAAAATGTTTGAGACGACCTTAAtggaaaatgtttgagacgaccttaatggaaaatgtttgagacggcccaagtggcaaatgtttgagacgggagttttactccaatggtaccacatgcatatgcatagcaATGATTATGTACATTGTCTAGTAACCATGTTTGATCACTTGGAATTGAAATGACCTAAACATGTGAATTTTGATATATtgaatatgaatgcatgtttatgtgaagagtgatgaattcttgaaatgtattcttgttgtgttttacatttcccatattatgtttatttataatgatttaaattctcacccttctgtttgaatgttaccattTGTTGGTAACGCGCAGGTATTCTAGAATTTAAGAATTAGTTGTCGTTAGTCCAAGTcgggttgtcgctctgatacgtaacactcggggggataaacgcTAGTTGTTTGATCTTATTGTTGAATAACTATGTTGATACATGAAGAGTAATTGTTGATGTTGAAATGGTTTTAAGTTGAAAAGATGTTATGTCATCAAAGTTGATGAATGTTGTTCCGCTGGTTAATGTTAATAAAGTGGATTCTTGTGGTTTTGGTTCATCCGAGTATCTGTGTTATGTATATATGATAGCATgagattgttgttaagttgtagCGTAATACTCCAATTGTTTGTGGAAAAAGAACTTTATAACTctgattttcttaataattacaagggtagaattggggtgttacattttgtCTGGCCAAAAAGATAGAATTTAATTTAACTACTTGAGataaaaaaaaataggttttgaaataaataattaactatTTAAACCAAGTTATACTTGCTTTGAAATCTCAAGAGCTATCAACTCTTCTATACCAGTCCCAACCTTCAATAACCAAAGTATAGAAGTAAGAATTCCCCTTACGGAGAGTGTGTGATCAGATAAGGGGAGCAAGCAATCCTGCTAATACCACAGAAGCTGTACCCTGATTTGAATCAAAATAGAACACAATCAATAACAGAAACGATGCACAAGTCAAAATCTTCCAACTATGCTACCTTACATGTATATCATCATTGAAAATAAGATGCGACGAGCTATATTTATCAAGAAGATCGAACGCATTATGATTGGCTAACTCTTCAAACtgaaaaaacaaaagaatcacaaaatcaagaaaataatatattcaagAAAAACACCAAAGCCACACATGATGCTGAATCAGATATATAACTTATACAAGAATTTTCTCTCCATTCTTCTGCTTAATTGCATCCATAAACTCGTCTAGAAGCTCCGCATATTCCTAAACCACAATGAACAAACACAATGTTAGCAATATAGAAATTTCACTACAAAATCCAGTGAGTGAGGGATGATCAAACCTTCGCAGTTGCTCGCTCCTGTCTAAGGCCAATGTAAAACTCACCATTCAACAACTTCTCATTATTTGTGCCAACATCAATCGTTATAGGCAAGCACTGTAATTTATAAATATGCAGATAATAATCCATTAATCGATTGatcaattagaaagaaaaaccaaaaaagaaaagcaTTCGGTCGTTCTTACCGATGAAGGGCGAACACCTCCTAATGCAGTATATAGAGAAAGCTTTCCAACAGGAATTCCCATTCCCTAAAAATAATTGAAGAGAATCATGTTAATATGGAGGTTCATCTGAAAGCTCCTACACCATGCCTCGTTCCTATCTACAACAAAGAAACTAACCATGAATTCTTTAATAGCACAGAACTATTTGAGAACATTTATCTGTGAAATTTTGGTAATCAGCCTTCTAACCGACTAATCCGATTTCAGAACATCATACAGAGCAATCAAAAAGTAAAAGCATTCACATATAAGAAACCAATTCCCTCACAAAAGTGCTTCTAAATACATATAAAGGTGAAATGCTTAAATCTCCATAAACAACTCCAAGACTCTGATATGCCAGTGTCAGAACAGTCCTCCATGAATCTTTCTGCAAAATCCAAAAACGAAAAGAAATCAAGAAACAACATTGTAACATTACCAACATCAGAAACATGATTAAATCgaaaataaaaccaacccatgaattaaaaataaaaactttaaaGGCTTTTAACACCACCCATTTTCTTACCTTTGAAGAATTTGACGAGTTCTTCCACCTTCCAGATCCATAACATGAGCGGTTTCAAGTCTCAAAGAACCATTTATTGTGTTTTTCAatggaaattagggttttgatgaaTGGTGATGAAAGCAGTGTGATGTGAAGGAATAAAGAGATAAAGGAAGAAGGGGGACGGAGAAGAAAAGAATATTGGGAGCGAGAGTGAAAAAGAGAGAGACCAGAATAGGGAGATTGTGTAACCGCTACATAGTTCAAGGGGGAGGGAGAGAATGTGTAACATATGAAAAATGGAAGAAGAGGCATCAGTAGTGACGTGGAGACGCTAGGCTCAAAGTTAAAGGAGGACATGTTCTTCTCCACGTGGCGGATATcttttcttatatggtagataaCGATTCGTAtcgaattataattttatttgaatgTTTGTAATTggcgtaaaaaaaaaaaagaaagtaaatgaGAGGAATTTAGATGTTAAAATTCACAAGATAGAGATGtaagaataaataattaaatataattattttaatatttttgagtaattcaaaacaaacaaaattatatatCACCGGTGAAAACCTGCTCTTGCAGGTAAAAGACAGTTTGGTATAGAGAAAACCAATCTTTCATTTCTACACTCCACGGCGCCGCCTAGTCACCCTCGATTGGAAATCGTCTCACTCATTCTCAACCGTAAGTCTTCGCAATCATAAGTAGCGCACTCTTTTCATTTCTAATCACTCCTTAGTTTTCATATCACATGTTAGGATTCATAactatgattagggttttcaattttttacattttgGCAGCTGGAAGCTTTAGATTTTAGCATTCATCCAATCACGTATCATTGCATCTTTTAATAAAAACTCAGTACCGAAAACATTGGATTTAATGAATTTGGCATGacttttttttcttgattttgtagTTCACTTATGACTCTCTTCAATAAGAAAGCCAATTGTGATGATCACATTGATCGAATCAGTGACTTGCCAAGTAATGTCATTGATGGCATCCTAGAACACTTGAACATTCGAGACCTAGTTAGGACCAGTATTCTGTCTAGGAAGTGGAGGTATCTGTGGATTTCATTCCCACGACTTAAGTTTGACAAAGAATTTTTCGATTTGTATGACACCGAGGACTTTGAGGACCATGGCCCTGAGGTTTCTAGAATTATCACGGAAATTCTTTTCATCCACAATGGGCCGATATATAAGTTTGCACTTTCCATCCCTTGTGGCTTCAACATCACAATTGGACACCTCATTAAGTGGATTATAGTTTTGTCAAGAAATGGTGTTAAGCATATTCAGCTTGAGAATAGAATTCGAAGCTATCGAATGCCATCTTATCTCTTTTCTTGTCAAGAGTTGACCCATGTTCTAATTCGCAATTTTAACTTGTCAGTTCCGCCTAATTTTGGTGGCTTTAAAAGTTTGCTGCACCTTCACTTAGAAAATATTACATTTGGGATTGGTGCACTTGAGTGTATTGTTTCTGGCTCCTCATTACTTGAAGAACTCTGGATTGTACGATGTTCTGGTTATGAATCTGTTGATTTAATTGCTCCTACTCTCAAGGTCTTCCGCATAGAATATGGTCATGTCATCAAGTCAATTTGTTTGGAAAAAGCAAAGAATCTAATTGATTTTACGCTCATACTTTACAAGGATGGAGTTTTTGGTTTGAATAAAATTTTGCCAGAAATTCAAAGGCTTACCATGGGATTAGGTTCCAAGGTTAGTTAATTTGACTGATAATCCAATCCAATGTTTCCAATATTTACGGTGAAAGTTGTGTTACTTCCAATTGAAGAGTTGTATAAATATATCTTATAGCATTGCTGTTTGTGCATAGATGTTGTATGCAGATATTATTCATCCATCACAGTTGATAAGCTTAAAGTATCTCAAATTAAATGGCGTGAATTTGGATGAAAGAGGTGAACTGTTGTATATTGTCAGTGTACTAAAAAATGCTTCTAACCTGGTGGAATTTGTTTTAGAGGTGACCATGAATACCCTATATATCTTGGCTTATCTTTTTGTTTTAGAGATGACCATGAATACCCTGTATATCTTGGCTTATCTTTTTATCGTGATACTATGattctttatattttataatgcAGACTGATTTGGACCAATATTCTAAGACACAGTTGCCGGATCGTGGGGAAGAGTTAGAGTGCAGTAACGGTTGCCTAAGTCAACTTTTgtctgtgaatatcaaacttcGTACCAACTTTCAACATGCAATGAGTTTGATACGATTCATACTTGCAAATTCATCGTCGTTAAAGACTCTTACTCTAGACCTTCATCTCGGGTATAACAAATCGGATTTTCCTATATTGTTTAGCATATCACGAGACTTATTATGGATGGATAGAGCATCACCGAGAGCACACATTGACTTCACTCACCGATATTCAGAGTATCCGTATGGATGACCCAGTTCTGTTCAAGACATCCATTGATAAAGATTTGAACATAGAGTTAAAAAGTTCCCTAAAGTTCCCTTGAGGGGTTAAACCCTATTTCGCCCCCTGCCATTTGGGGCGAATCCGAAAAacaaccctgtaaaaaaaaaacatagattCCGTCCCTGCCATTTGTAGATTCCTCTATTTTGCCCCCTCATTGAATCTGGTCaacaaaaatgatgatgtggCGAGCTGTGttggatttttttgatttttttattgctGACGTGGCTGCCAACTagatttttgcaatttttttatttttctaaatgtatttatttttcaaatattaattaatttttttagaaattattattttttattttcacgcATTTggccaaattaatttttattataattattactattaaattaTTAAGAATACAATCATTTTATATTAGAATTTTGAAACATTTAAATGTTAAGACATCAAAATTTTTGCAAGAGGGAGGAGTTGAACCCAGGTTCTCTACCTCATTGAAATATAACCATACCACTAGGCCATAAGCTATGTTGAAATAATATCTCCACTTGTATTTATATGGTATATTGTAAAacgtaaaaatttatttaaataatgaaattgatatattaattagatatatttaatattaactttcaaagatatatttatatttattttttagtttaatatatttaatatttattttatttacgctcaaataaaatgaaatattaagaaactaaaatatataaattaaatataaaaaacataaataaaaaaaaacaaagtggtgaataaatattaaaatattaaaatatatttatttccaGTTTAATATAATAACGTTAATTAATTTTTAGTGTActataataataaactaaaattaaactGGAATTAATTTTACTGTAGCattatatcaataaaaaataattaatatattagacgTAAAAGTATTACATTTAAATATTTCAGTTTATTATATTTACGttcaattaataaactgaaattatatttcaattattttcaatttattattattttattatttttagtatttaaataataaatattaaaattgtttGTTTAATAACATTTCAAtataatatatttgaaaattatatttatttatagaaataatACTTTCAGTTTTAATATATGGTTGAATAATAAAATTTGGGTTGAATAATACTTATGGTTGAAAAAATACTTTCGATTTAATATATGGTTGAATAATACCTATGTAACATATACATATTGATGCAATTAATGAACAAAGAATGTAAATAGCTCAGTTGGCAAGGAAGTTGTAGAATGGTGTGGAAGGTCTTGGGTTCAAACCTCACTTGAGACAACTTTTTaagaattattaattatatattttgaatgttaacaatgtaataataataatacataaataaaattaaaataaataaaaaataaagggttattacgtggaattaaaaagaatttaaaataaaaaaattaaattccacgTCAGCATTCCACgtcataaaataataattaaataaataaaaaaatagcgccacatcatcatttttgttGACCAGATTCAATGAGGGGGCAAAATAGAGGAATCTACAAATGGCAGGGACGgaatctgtgtttttttttttacagggttgtTTTTCAGATTCGCCCcaaatggcagggggcaaaatagggtttaacccatttttttatatattctttccctctatttttctatttgtttctattttttatattattttttaattttaaaataagagattttaattatgtttaaatattttttaataggcTAAATTACCTCTAGGGTCCTTTAACTTATTTAAATAGAACAACTCGGTCCTTTATGTTATTTTTGCTTCATAATGGTCCTTTAAGTTACCTAACGTCCTCAACGTTGGATTTGGTCAAATGCCATGTTAAAAAAGGACGATGTGTCCAGTAAGTTGCTGATGTGTCTAGTCATACGTGTCTAGTCCTATATGCTGATTATTCTTTTATGTTTAAAAGTCATTCTTTTACGTTCCACTTCTAAAATAGAAGGTCAGAAGGTGAAGAAAGTAGAAGGTCAAACAGAAGGTGATGAAAGTATAAGATCACGCAGAAGGCGAAGGTGCTCGTAGACGACGGAGCTGAAGGTGACGCAAGAGCATTGCTGAGGTATGTATCCCATATTCTAAACTGATTGTTGTTGAATGCGTTTCTGTTGTTGATAATAGCAATGTTAGGGTTTGATACTCATTAGGTTGTTGGGTCGTTGATAATTTCCAAGTTTGTATACCAATAATAGGAATAGATGGATGTTTTCTCAAAGGCGACTATGGTGGGTAGATTCTTGCAGCAGTTCGGAGAGACCCCAATGATCAAATATTGCCCATTGTAATGGCTGTAGTTGAAGCTGAGACAAAGGATTCTTGGGCATGGTTTTTTGACCTGCTAGTTAGAGACTTGGGAGGACCAGAAATCTGTAAGAAATTTACTTTCATTTCAGATCAGCAGAAGGTAACATTATTGTCTTAACTTTTTTTGCTTTGTAACAATTCAGTCCTTTGTGTTTTAAAAATGTAACATATTAAGTCCTTTCAAAGTGTAACACTGTTTGTTCATTGACTTGATTAGGGACTATTACCTGCAATAGAGGAGTTATTGTCTGGAGTTGaccagagattctgtgttagacATCTATATAGCAACTTTAGAAAAAGGTTTCCAGGCAAGCAATTGAAGGAATTAATGTGGAAGGCAGCAAAGGCAACCTATCCCCAAGCATGGGAAAGGGAAATGAGGGAGATGAGAAAGGTTAATGGGGAAGAATACAAGCATTTGTTGAAGATTCCTCCTAGATTTTGGAGTAAATCACAATTCAAATATACAACAAAAAGTGATGTGTTGGTTAACAATATGTCTGAAACTTTTAATAGTGTTATTATTAGACCAAGACAAAAACCAATTGTAATAATGATGGAGGAAATCAGAGGGTACCTCATGGATAGATGGGCAACTAATAGAGCCAATATTGAAGAGTATGGTGAGTCCGTACTACCAAGAATTAAGAAAGTGCTAGAAAGAAGGCAAGAATTCTCAAGGTTTTTTATAGCAAGGTAATTCAAATGACACTTCATAAATGACAATAATTCTGAAACACTATACTCATATAATCCTCATTTTTTCAGGTTATCAGGCAACATGATTTATGAAGTGAGGCATACTAGTGTGGCTGAGGAAAAATTCGCAGTTAACCTCAATAAGTTTGAGTGCTCTTGTAGGAGTTGAATGCTGACTGGGATTCCATGCCACCATGCATTGTCTTGCATCCTCGGTAGATCTGAAGATCCTACTGAGTACATTCCTTCCTGGTTTAGGAAGGAGACATACCAAGCTTGCTATGCACCTTTGATATATCCAACAAATGGGGAGAACTTGTGGGAATTGACACCATATACTGACATTCTTCCTCCCCCATCCAGAAAGGCACATGGGAGaccaaaaaagagaagaaatagagATGCTGATGAAAAGAGGAAGGATACTACAACTATTTCCAGAAAGGGATTGCCAAATAAATGCTCAGCATGTGGTCTATCTGGACATAAACAGATCATCATGTCCATCTGCACCAAGACAGTCCAACAATGCAACCACTGCAcaatctcaaagtaccaccactgTCCCCACCCTAACTCCCACAACTGTCCAATCTCAAACACCCACAACTGCCcaatctcaaagtaccaccactgTCCCCACCCAAACTCCCACAACTTCCCAGTCTCAACCTACAAATAAAGTTCAAACAAGGCAATCTCAAAATGTCACCATCTAAAGCCAACCAATAAGTAGAGTTTAAACAAGGCAATCAGCAGTGACCCAAAAACAAGGAGTTCAAACACGCCATTCAATCACAGTTGCTCAACTACTTGCCATGAGGAGGGCTAGACAAGGACAAGGACCATTAGCAGCATTTCAGCCACCAACAAGTCAGAGACCCAAGATGCCTTATAAAAGAAAATCCAAATAGGATGTAACCTTGTTTAGTATTTTTTGGGATCTAATGTTTTGATTATTTTGGGATATAATGTTTTGATTGGTTATGACTATCTAATTTTGATTAGTTAAGTACTCAACTATCTACTATGTAATTCTGGTATGAAGTGTTTCATTATTATGAcaatgttttgattaattgaataTGCAATGTTTTGGTTATTTATTGATTTACTATCTAATTCTGGTTTGTGTATAACATTGTTATAAACTGGTTTGTGTATAACAATGTATATCAGTCACGTTTTAAATTGTAACAAACTGATCCTTTAGGATTTTAAATTGTAACAACCAGGTCCTTCATTTGTACATTGCACTAAGTAGTAAATTGCAGTATCAAAACTGAAATATGCAACACAGATCAAGAAGTTGTCATTAAACTCCAATTGTCATCAAATATTACATCAAGGGGCCAAAAACTATGTGTTACAACCATAACATTAACTATGATCACCACTCCTTAAACAACATACAAATCAACACTACAACAATCAAAACTAAACAGATTATGACATAAAATAACATCGTCATCATCTTCAAAATGTTCTTCATGACATCCTTGTTGTAGTTGTCATCCCCCCTAAGCATCTTGAGTTGTAAATCCTTTTCGTCACATTTAGAACACCTTGATAATGCAGTGTGTTGTATCTCTTGTTTGCCTTCAT includes these proteins:
- the LOC131618946 gene encoding NADP-dependent malic enzyme-like codes for the protein MKDWFSLYQTVFYLQEQKDSWRTVLTLAYQSLGVVYGDLSISPLYGMGIPVGKLSLYTALGGVRPSSCLPITIDVGTNNEKLLNGEFYIGLRQERATAKEYAELLDEFMDAIKQKNGEKILFEELANHNAFDLLDKYSSSHLIFNDDIHGTASVVGTGIEELIALEISKQV
- the LOC131617148 gene encoding F-box/FBD/LRR-repeat protein At1g13570-like, with amino-acid sequence MTLFNKKANCDDHIDRISDLPSNVIDGILEHLNIRDLVRTSILSRKWRYLWISFPRLKFDKEFFDLYDTEDFEDHGPEVSRIITEILFIHNGPIYKFALSIPCGFNITIGHLIKWIIVLSRNGVKHIQLENRIRSYRMPSYLFSCQELTHVLIRNFNLSVPPNFGGFKSLLHLHLENITFGIGALECIVSGSSLLEELWIVRCSGYESVDLIAPTLKVFRIEYGHVIKSICLEKAKNLIDFTLILYKDGVFGLNKILPEIQRLTMGLGSKMLYADIIHPSQLISLKYLKLNGVNLDERGELLYIVSVLKNASNLVEFVLETDLDQYSKTQLPDRGEELECSNGCLSQLLSVNIKLRTNFQHAMSLIRFILANSSSLKTLTLDLHLGYNKSDFPILFSISRDLLWMDRASPRAHIDFTHRYSEYPYG
- the LOC131618947 gene encoding uncharacterized protein LOC131618947, whose product is MAVVEAETKDSWAWFFDLLVRDLGGPEICKKFTFISDQQKGLLPAIEELLSGVDQRFCVRHLYSNFRKRFPGKQLKELMWKAAKATYPQAWEREMREMRKVNGEEYKHLLKIPPRFWSKSQFKYTTKSDVLVNNMSETFNSVIIRPRQKPIVIMMEEIRGYLMDRWATNRANIEEYGESVLPRIKKVLERRQEFSRFFIARLSGNMIYEVRHTSVAEEKFAVNLNKFECSCRS